In Pseudorasbora parva isolate DD20220531a chromosome 1, ASM2467924v1, whole genome shotgun sequence, the DNA window acattaaaaatatatatttaacaaaaactaaTTCTAAATACTATACTTGTACCTGCACACTTATGGCCCAGCTGTTTCATCTAAATTCCACATCACTCAGATGCACACAAACAAACCATGCTATTAAAACATTCATACAAATTATTAAAGCATTACCATAGTGTAGTGGGTAATCATGTTTACAAgaacatgtaaaaaaaagaaaagaaatgaaaCAACTAAAAGCATGATTATTTTCAAGTACAATTAAGAAAGTACCATAGCCAAAGGTGATATTGGAAATCTTTTTAATGACCCTACAAGTTTAATTAAAAACCATAACAatgttatataaaatattttaaatataagagCAAAACACCAAACTTGGTTAAAGCATTTATCTTCcaaaaaatgcaaaatacaGCTACacgttttatttaaaaatatgcaaaaacaaaaaacactacaACTTCATCAGTTAATATTTTGGTTATCTTGTTTGTCATGTTCATAATTTCTGTGACAGCCTGTATAAAAATGATGTCTGCAATTTGGCATGCTTTATTGGattttaatatttgaataaatggtgatgtcatcatTACTTTTGGCCACTGTTGTATGTGAAGATGTATATTACGAGGAGTAATTTTTAAATTACTgatgataaataaatgtttaacgTGATTAAATATGCACTTTCCTTGAGGATTTGCAAACTGTACATGTGTGGACTGAAGTGAACAACACATGTTGTTTATCTGATTAACAGTACGAGCGTGGATAGAAGGGAACTCCTTATCTGATTCATAAAGCAATAATGTCCTAACAACTTGGCCCTTAACCCAATTGAGTGGCATAGCAAGTCTaacaaggttttttttgttgttttttacagaaaaatatCTAAAGTGACTGCAAAGAACAGGCTTGTCATATGAGCATGGTACATCTGTTTAATACCTGGAATTTTATGTTGAAATTATTAGGCtacataatattttataaaatttaaAGGTAATGCACAAACCTTATGATGCAACACTATTTAATCATTGCCCACAATATAGATGACATTAAATGTAAGTAACCTCTTTTCTCATAAAAGACATTGCACGTCAGAATGACGAAACGACTTCATGTGAATTTGCAAGAATGACGACATCCACGGATTTCATGTCTTTGGATTTAACAATCAGTCGATGTTTTTCAGCTTCCCTCAAACACTGATGCCTTAATCTATACTATGCACTCAGCACTAAATGCCaaacaatatattttgttatttaagACAACACAGTTACAGTAACAAACTCTGACGTACTTAAAAATCGCAAAACCTGTTCTGTCTAGGACAGTGGAGATTCCCTGGCATTACCAAAAGAGGCATTGATGAGTCACTTgacaaagacaaaaacatgACCAAGCCTCCTAGAATCAGGCCTAGTTTCACAGAAGGATTTTTATGTTCTCAAAGAaggaaaagatttaaaaatatacagcACTGAAACAGAACCGCATAACTTTAAAACATACCAAAACATTAGAGATCCAAGTACGCTGAAGATACTGCATCTGCATCAAACAAAACTTTGCTTATTTCACACTTTAACATTTTAGAACCTACTTAAATACATCCCACCACTGGAAATAATTGTGCACtttaaacataaacataattCTTGATATATTGGCAAACCATGATCTTCAGGAAGTAATGTGGatttgtgtttctttttttttattcatactGCATTAGCAGCGCTGCCCTTGCTGACTTAAGATCATAACCAAGAGTTTTatataagagagagagagagacaaagtcAAACTGTCGAGATGATCAAAATAATTCTTCATAATTTCTCAAAAAAAGAGGCCTCCCCCTGCTGGACAGCAAATGCAACTACTTTTCCTAAATACCCAGTACAGTTTCATGCTTGTTCAGATACAAGttacttaaataaaatataattaaaaaaggaaaacataACCATCTTTACAAAAAAAGTGCACAAAAGGAGTAATAATAAAGTGAAAAATCCATAATGATTGAGCATCTGTTCTCCATAGTCTCCCAGGCTCCAGTACCAGCCCACATTTAAAACTGACACAATGTTTAAGACTTTCCATTACAAGTCAATAGTTCCTTTTACTTTGAATTTTTTTGCTGACCGCTCACTGGAGCGCAGTTCAAACTTGCTGCCATAGATGTGAGTTACGAAATCACCAATCTCCACACTGAACACACTATTCCTCTTCGGTATTACTgtagggagagaaagagagggagggggaaatGTCAGTAATCCAGAGGGAATTATTGGAGAGCATATTTCTACAATAAATAAGCAACACTATTTGAAAGGTTAAAGTGGCCCCTGTTAAGCAACTGTCAAACTAAATGGAGCTACAGATCTTTTTACACAACATTTATAACTTTGTTCTCAGTTTCATTTGTTAAAAGGGGTTCTGAGGCTAATGGCTGTTGTGAGGAAGAAGTTAGAAGTGTTTTCAGTCGTGATTTGACTTCAGTCCAGACAAGGGCTGTCATGATACCTAACAATGACATTACAGCGATTTCTATAGAGATGTTGAAAAAATGCTGCAAATTATTTAGTCAAATTCAtctttaactttatttatttcgttttttttcttctctttttagAAAACACTATAAACATGAGTGTAGGAGAGTTTTGTAACCATAATTGTACAAAAaattagaaaaaataaataaaactccCACACCTATGGAGTCCACCACTAACTTGTTGGAGTGTTATTTAcaatattaaaggggtcatatggCGTGATTTCTTGTTTTCCTTTCTCTTTAGTGTGTTATGTAGCCGTTTGTGCATCTGATCTGCAATTACAAAGCTCAAAGTCTCAAACCCAAAGAGATATCCTTTGTAAAAGTTAAGGTTCAGCCACACATTCCTAAAACGCTTCATTCAAACACGCACCCACAAGTCTACGTCAGTATGTGGGGGCAGAGTTTCATAACACCGCCCAAATGTATACGCAAAGAAAGGCTTAACTTTTATTCTCGCTGTAGTATTGTTGCAGCAGGTGCAGTCATTTCGTAGAGACGCAGTGTTTTTTTGGCATTTTCGTTGGGTATTCATTTAAGAATTTTCTACTGACTACTCAAAAGTGAGTTTTGATATACTGTATAGAGTAGAGCTTGTTTGTTTACGATCACAAATCCAGACATGGTTTTATGTTTACATAGAGTTCTCCTCCTGTAGCGCAGCGTGATGCGTAAAAAGACAGTATACGTCATTATAATCAGTAGTAAGTCCCCAATGGGATGCAACAATTGCTTCATTTATAATGGTTATATTGTCTGTCTTGTCTCTCTGGGAGATTGTGTCAAGCTGTCAATGTTGCCTTGGGAGCTGTTGTTCCAAATATGGTAAAGAGCCATGGCATTTCTGTCACATGCTTAAGGCATTTTGGCCAATCACAACGCACAATCAGAACACAACGTACTTTTCAGAATGATGAGCTTTGTAAAAATCAATGCGTTTCAGAAAGATGGGGCATAGAAGAGCAACaataatgtacagtatgtataaaatactgtttctttttttttttggacctaaaacagtgtaaacacactgggcctcattcatgaaacacgaGCAGAACTAATTTATGTGTAAATCGTACATAAAGCCGCTCTGATGTACATTTTCAGATTCacaattttcatattttcaaaatgttggttGGAAAGAAATAAATTTACACCAGCTCCCAACCAAATGTAAATGGTGCGCAAAATATTTGAACGTTCAGTGTTCTAATTTAGGCAAACTGATGACATAGCATTTTTATGCACTATGTGGGCCAACTATAATAGCATTTCAAGATATGATTGGCCTGCcctgtctttttttattattatttttgttgtacTGTTTAAAGTTGGGTAATAGGCAGCACTAATCGCTGTCACTTTTTACCAGGCCATCCAATCACAGTGTAGGAGGGGCGAGACAAAAACTACACCAACCTATCATCTCACTTGTATTCAGACAGAATAATATTAACGTTAATACTGCATTTTCATATTCagtaatattctttaaaatgcGATAGCAGTAACACATTTCTGCCATGGATATTCTGTATCATAGCAACCAAAGAATCTCAGCTGGAAAAAACACTGTCCTTGCAAAGCACTTTCAAGCGCCACCAGCTGGCCATTTTTAGAAGAGCACCAGGTGTTGTTTTAGCTGGCtaaaaatgctttggtggacacataatttaatttttattgctAGTTATATGGCCAATTAGTCTCCAGCATTTCTGCAGAACACTGGAGTCAAACCTTAGACAAAAAGTCCAGAAGATTCCACAGCGTTCCTGGGCACATCATCTGCAGTTGTAACTAAGCTAATTATGTATGAGTTTGGAATTCATTAATACACACCCATTTAAATACATAATCTGAAGGAGAGTTTTCATAAAGGGCCATTTTACGCAGAATTTgctcatatatttacaaaagttTCATGAATGAGACCCATTGCATTAAaccaaatacacaaaataatgttattttaaaaccGTCATATAAACACTTAAAATGTAGCATAGCATGATATCAGTTTTTTTATATCACGCATTATGTTTGAAGTATTTTATGCATTCAAGAGAACAAAAATCACTTCCTGGGAAATTGGCACAAATATCTTGAATACAAATTTAAGTTGCTGCAATCAGGAAAGCCATTGTGGATGTTTTTTTGTCATAAATAGTATGCACTGTGTAGTGTAGAGTAAGACAATACACACTGCATGTCGTGTTATCTTACGTTTCGATTACAAAAACATGAGACAATTGGGTATAATGACCACCCAGAACTATTTTGATGACAGACTAAATGTTGGTTTATTTATTCTGCATTTCagaataaaaaaagcaacatttgaGGTCCAGTATAATGAAAATTGATCTGCAGGTTATTCCAGTCATCCAATCACAACCTCCGCTGAGGTAAATTCACACGTTTTTTGTTGCACATTGAGGGATTTATTcttaaaatgcatttccatcatggtttatatttttgtcttcttatcggataaaaaaaaatccatctaAATTGAGCTCATACGTTTTTTACAGTTTAGTGTTTTTCAATGCAATATCCCAAAATTCACATAAAAATAGGtagatggaaacatagctagaGTTATCATAAGTACAGTCATATTGAACCACAACTCTGGCCAATGATAAAATAACCTGACAGCTGTAGGAAAGACAAAAGACTTGACATATGATGAGCACTGATTTGATTACCAGAATGCATAAAGGCACAGGGGAAAAAATGTTAACTGCTAAATTCttatttgttactttttttgcACTCACAGGCTTTAGAAGAGTACCAACATTTCTTTGAGTACCAACATGCTCACTTAATAGCATACCTTTTAGTTTGTCCTCTTTTGTAATGATTTTGAAGATGTGCTTCATTTCCTGTACCAAGATGCCAGTTATACCCACATacgaggggcattttgatctgacaactgagaaaaaaaagatgggCAAAAGAGAACATGAGGTTCCAGTATACGCTCAAAGCGTCACCAATCAATCGAAAATCTGGATATGCTGACGCTAAAGCAAAAATGTGTGCCTTTGTGCGCAGACATTTTCAAATGTGCATGACGTACCAGTTAAGACAGCACCATGAAAATCAGCTTTCAAGAGCTTCTGCTGGATCATCTGTGGGTTGCTGTATTCAAAAGAAACAGGCAGCACAAGATCGTTAACAAGACTGGAATTGAAATTATACACAAGCCACAAATTCTGAAGAGCATCTTCCTAAAATTATGACATGCATCTTACCTTCCTGGTTTCAATCCACCGCATATATCCACAATGTACTGTTTCCACAGCTCATGCAGAGGCAAGAAGAGTTCATATCTACAGTTCATATCCATTgacaaaacatgattttaagGATAAGCATGTTTTACTGATACCCTTATATTGCTTGATACATTACTAAGGTAAAAGCAAGTATAAACATATAATGCAATCTCTAAGACATACTTTTGATGTTCAGGTTTGAGCTGGAATATTTTCAGCTGTCTTCTTTCTTTGGCGTTCAGTCCCTtggccttttttttcttttccttctttttttgtcttttaaatCCCAGTACTACCGCCTTGTGCGCCATAGCATTTTCAATGGCTTCATCTTTCATCTGGGGAAGGCTATTTTTTAAGAACGTTTCGGTGAAAGTCTCTGCTTTCTTTTGATTtgaagactgtaaaaaaaaacaaaaaaacaatcataATCTTTTTGACAAGTTAGTACAGTTTCTGTAAACCAGTGTGAGTACATCTGCAGTAATGAACCGTTTCATGAATTTGAACATTTACAGATCTTTGGAGGAGTGTCCAAGGATCTGTAAATGTTCAAAATCATGAAACAGTTCATAGCACACTCAAATCATGAAACAGTTCATAAGCACACCCTCAGGTTGAAAAACATGCCTGGCTCTAAAACACGGACAAGCTTAAATGAAGAATCGAATGATGATAACACTGAACACGAGTTACCTCAACTCCCAAAAGAGCGCTTTGCTCTGTTGGGATCCGGGACTGCAACACATCTGTGAACGCGGAGGGGGAAAATAGATCAAATATATCATAATTACACTTGTCcttcattttgttttctttgatACGTTATGAATGCTCAGGGCCCAAGATGGTCACAATAAAAAGCAGTACACTATATAAATCATATGGATCATCATGATCAATAATCCTCCCATCAAACTTACATTCCATAGTTCAAAACACAGGATCCAAAAAAGCCACGCTGCTGCTAGAATCACACGTGCTGCGAGGACAGACGAGTTGATCACCGATTCAGAACTTCAGACCGAAGAAATCGAGCACGGCACCATTCACCACAGATTTACAGTCATAACAAAGAATACTGTGAAAATGAGGATTTATTGCTCGATTTCTCTTTAAGGGTTATTAAAGATTATTTATGAACTCTTAATAAACAGTATATGAAGAAGCTAAAGTTCAGCTATGTTTTCACcatattaaaaatgcataaatgtagtGTACAAATACATTATTAGCCTGGCTAGTATCACCCCCCAGTTGCAATGAAACATGAAGATCTTTTCTCCTGAATGTGATGTAGCCTACCGCTTTGCCTACTCTCTTTAGGATGAAATCGGACCCTTCTTTTGTCTGCTACTGTTTTTCATCTATAGGGCTATAGGATGTATGCGATTTTGGATGCAGCCCTTGGAAACAGATGCTGTGCTCCAATTTGCCTACTTATATATGCCTTAAAAGTATGTAGGCCTACactttgtgaagaaaaggtacatacttttgagtgtgtagcaagACAAGAGTAGGCAAACTTTGGGACTAACTAGcttcgtcatctttaacggacagCTCTGACACAGTTACATCATGCATCCTATTACCATATGCCCCAATCATCTTGTCACACAGTTTAAATCCTCCACATTCCATTTAATTTTCTaccatttcagagagaaatgtaGCAGCACGGTGATCCGTCAGTCATGGGTCTTTCATACGGAGaatctcctcatgtgtttgcaattTAAATATAGCATATAAGCCAAACCTATCATTTCAAAAGTTTACAGTGCTGCTGCAGATGAAATAATAGgctattatacattttatttataggcGCCAAAAgtccacaaaaaaacatttaatcaaacaataaatataatacagaactgatgaaaataacattaaaatcacataaaagcctatatatatatatatatatatatatatatatatatatatatatatatatatatatatatatatatatatatatatatataaatgagtTTTAAGATGAgatttaaaaactgaaagaCTTGAACTATTGCAAACTTCTACAGGAAGCAAGTTCTATAAATGAGGAGCCGTAATTAAAAGCTTGTGACCCCATGGAAGTTGTCCTAGTATGTGGAAGGTGTAAGTGCAGAAGCCGATCTAGGTGCGGCAAGGTGTATGAAGATCAAGAAGATATGAAGGAGCCAAATTATTAAGTGCTTTATAAGTTAAAAgtaacattttgaaatgtatgtGAAATTTAACTAAGCCAATGCAACTTGAGGGTGTTTCCAAAATGTAACGTGGTTAACACTGcatacatatatttttgtcagattAGATACTAATAATAAATCACTCATTCACCCCAATAAATCaaccctttatctaaaccttgATCTACATAATGCTGGACTTGCACATCCTGGATATGTCTATAGTTTGTTGACAGTTTTTACtcgtgtttgtagttctaattgaATCCCCATCCAATGCGCAATGGGTTGCCAGCAATATTAGCTGTTAAAGTCAAGTACCGTTGGTCTCTGCAGGATAGTAATAGAAGTTACTACATCAATGGGCGAGGCCTTAAACAGAGGAGATTGCCTCTTTTCACTGCATGCGTTACCTGATTTACCCACGTCACAGTGTGGGGTTTTAGGGGTGGGGTGGGTTGGGGTTGCgaatgggatcattttcattgcaTAAACACCCATGAGTTTCAAAACACCCACAGTTTTTGAAATGCCCACTTTTGTTCCACAAAGACCTCATATACTCATATCTTTGGAATAGGCTACTTATTTCAACATGCTATGATTTGGGATATTTTCGTATGCTATTTTTAGGACACATAGTATGCAAATTAGGATACACCATTAGAATTTTATCTCACTCTGACTTgtagctacactgtaaaaaaatatgttggtttttgttggtttagcttaaaaaagtaagtaacctggttgccttaaaatgttaagtttattgaaattaattgagttgatacaatgcaggacatttgattaataaatagaaactcaaaatattattgtatctgaaccacataaaaaattagataaatcatgaaatagcactatttggcatgtttcactgcgtcatcggaaataaaacacacacaattacccaatatgcttacaaatcttttaataatattttaataaaggttgtcgaatctcaaaaaatgttcattgtattaactaaaaattttaatttcaatgaactcataattttaaggcaaccaggtaactttttttctgaatattttttttactgtatttaatacTGCAGATTAATTTTACCATTGATATTGCCAAAGAAACAAAATTCTGAGTCCAGGGACGTGAACTGCTCTTGGCGGAACATCACGTGTAGTCATGATAATTATGGTAATGCATTGTCAGATGCAATCTGTCAGCATACATTGTTTGCGAAAAGATTCAACAATGATGAATAAAGAATGTGCATCAGGTGCAtgggtttttgtttgtttagaatttctattaaacttaaaatgtgctgcaaatttaataaaattaaacattatatCATTATTCTACAATAATATGCCATTTTGTACAATCAACTTATAGTTTTAAtgtatctaaaaaaataaatacaagttTCCCACTCTGAATTGCTGGTGTTGTTCATGTGCGTCAAACTCCATAAGATTTTTTCAACATGATTTGAATGCATTGGTTGTTGATTAAATTTTGAGATGTGGCTGTTGCATCAAAAAAGGaaacacacagagagaaaaATCCAACGAAGGCTGTAAGCTCAGGAGGTTGTTTGCCATGTCATAGACATAGAGGATGTCTcatttcagaaaagtaacccTTAAAATGATTGTTATTCCTCGTGATCCGTAatttattgtaatttatttataactttGCATGTTTCTAAAATTAAGCTGACTCATTTACAGCAGCAACCAACAACTTTAAAGttggaatgaaaaaaaaagtgagctttttcttttcttcccaACAGAGTGCTGTAGCCATGACATCAAGACTAATCTG includes these proteins:
- the pop4 gene encoding ribonuclease P protein subunit p29, translated to MEYVLQSRIPTEQSALLGVESSNQKKAETFTETFLKNSLPQMKDEAIENAMAHKAVVLGFKRQKKKEKKKKAKGLNAKERRQLKIFQLKPEHQKYELFLPLHELWKQYIVDICGGLKPGSNPQMIQQKLLKADFHGAVLTVVRSKCPSYVGITGILVQEMKHIFKIITKEDKLKVIPKRNSVFSVEIGDFVTHIYGSKFELRSSERSAKKFKVKGTIDL